In Clupea harengus chromosome 12, Ch_v2.0.2, whole genome shotgun sequence, the sequence TACTAACACACAATAAAGAATGGACAGGATTGTACTGATGCATTTGGCTGTCATTGTTTGACACTCGAGTCACAGCCAACGAGTCAGAGGAGCAAGGATCTTAAgactgtggaagagagagaaagagggatagagagatgatcAGGAAGGATCAGAGGTGATCAGGAGCTTCATGCGGTCGTCAAAGAGGAGAGACGAGATGGTTTGAGGCATCTTAAAATGAAAGAGGGGACCTTGAATGACTTGACAAGTACTTATTCAAGCAGTCAGATCAGCCAAGTACGAATTATTTCTTTATCTGTGGGGTGTTTCCTTTATTTGTGGGGTCTTGTCCTTAGTCGTTTGACACTGTGTGGCTTCTACAGTTGCCTTCAGTTCACTCACAACAAGTGCCACATTTCATGTCAAAAGGAGCTTTATTCTGTCATTAGTTGCCTGAAATTATTTGTTTTGGCAGCAAGTATATGTAACAgattgttaaatatgtttaacaTCTACATGTAAATGATTGATgtcgtttttttatttgtctgacaggccaataaaaaaaaaagtgtttcctTCCAGACTCTAGAATTCAATTTGTTGAGATTATCGCTAACTTCCCTGTCGTAAAATTGGCGACGTACGTGTGAGGTTGGGCACGTAATCAGTTGGAAGAGGGCATTCACTTTCCATGTGTGTCGAGAACACATGGCAGTAAGTCCATGAGGAGAAGGCCATTAAACAGTGAGAAAAAGTACAGCTGCAGGTCATGTGAACAGAATGAGAGGGTGTGAGGATGAAGGAAGGAAAATTAGACCACTGGTCTAGGATACTCTGTGCTGGGTGTACAAATAGTGATGGGACAATCAATGTCCGTCACCCCTCACTTCCTAGACACCACAACAAGAAAGGAACTATGGAGCTGCTGTAGGCTTTCCAAAAACCTGAAGTACAAGTGGTCACAAATGCTAATTTTATTGCAGTATTATCCTTTGACACATTAAATCTCTtgagatgtttttgtgtgtataactgtgcatgtgttttctttcgtggtggtgatggggggtgtgtgtgtgtgttggcatggcaGGTGACATGCCCTCTTTGTGAGGGCACACACCACAGATCAGGGCACAGTCACTCTGGCCCGAGGGAAAAATCACAGAGAGAACATCCTGCCAAgaactgtgtgtctctgttatAACTGAGCACGCTCAGTCTGATCCCAGTGCTGAGTGTGCAAACCTGTGTGCTACACATGTACAGCACTAGTCAGGAGCCCCCCTCCCttaatgactctctctctctctctctctctctctctctctctctctctctctctctctctcgcttattTGCCATGTCTTATTTGCCATCTCATTCCTTTTCATTTCCCCCGTGTCCCTCTCTTCGTTTCTCCATCACTCTTTCAAACCCACTCTTTCCCTATTGgatttatctctccttctctctctcgctcacacatattcactctccctttcacatCCTGTCTTGggatcactctccctctccatctcactctcactctctcactccctcgccccccaccccagccgCCCCCCTTtatgtttcctgtgtgtgtgtgtgtttttcctggtATTTAAAGACCTTGAAACGGCGGTGGGGGGTTAATGATTGAACCGGCTGCTAAAAGCAGGCATTTGCTCCAGTCACTCTTATCGCAGAGAACCAACCAGCCCCTCTGGGTTGTATCTCAGATCTGACTTTAATGGTGTGTCAAGTGCCAGGTCCACAGAGGAAAGATACACTTTACATAGCCTCTTAGATTTCCTCCGTTTGCTACCAGCTGTTTTAACACAAAGACATCAAGATCCATCAACTGCACAGCTAGAATTTGAGATAGCATTTTAAAATAGGCAGATATTTGGAGTGGGTTACAATAATGTGAacaatgtattaaaaaaaatggtgtAACTGACATAGGACAGATCCAAAGAACTGAATAGATGCTTGTGATTAATACTGTATGCAGATAGGTAATATTGTTAACAGAGCAATTGTGTGCTTTCTTTTCACTCCATAAGAACaatccttctcttttcctctcatccccctctaTTCTAGTGAAGTATCTTGCATTACAATTGTATATAActtgatatatacagtatataaccagctaaatatttacaaaacaatataTCAAAATCCACAGGCTGCATGGCTCTTTAGTATAGAGCTCTTCAGATTTTACTCAAAGTGGTTATTAGCTTTCAGTCCCTTCTCTGCTCCATACATGACCTCCCAGTCATCTTCTctactctcttttcctctctgtttctctccgttCGTCTCCGTTCGTGTTCTTTTAGCAGTTGAGAGCGCTCTTCCCCTGGTCCCTGAGTGAGGCGCATTGCCTCCCCAGCGAGATGACCCTCTTCTGAGGGACCTCAGGCGTCACTGGGGAATCCCACCAGCTATACTCAGGCGAGAGCACGCAGGTAGGCCTCCTGTCAATCAGGTAGCGGTTCAGATAGCTCTCCTCCAGCCCCTGAGCCTCTACGCCCAGGGCGTGGTCTTGGAGGATGAGCTGGGAGCAGACCTTTGTCAGGGCCATTACCTCTGAGCACAGGCCCCCGTAGAGCTCCGAGGTGTAGTAGTAGTCGCCCTCCTCGTCGAGGACACAAGCCCGCGAGTCTGGGCTCCTCTCGTACGGGTAAGTGTAGATGGGCATGGAAGTGTGCTGTGGGTCCAGCGTGGCTACCAGCGTCCCAAGGATCTCCGTGCCCACCTGGCTGGCGAACTCTTGGTCCACGTCGGCACAGAAGACATAGTCCACCTCCTGCTGGACCTGGTTGTCGATGGTGGAGGCCAGGAGATCCATGCGCCGACGCACCAAGTGCTCCCAGCCTGGCATCTCAGCCACGGGCACAACCCGCAGGCTGCGTTCCTCGCCCAGCTCGGGGGGCGGGACGAGCTTTTCGGGGTTGTCCGTCAGGATGTAGTAGTTGACGGGCAGCCCCGGCAGGAAGTGTGTCTCGGCCGATTGGAGGAAATGCTGGAGGTAGTGTGTGTAGCGGCCCACGGCGAGCACCATCAACCCCACACGGAACGAGCGCTGTGCAAACGCCGCCCTCTGACGCTCCGAGACCTCGCTGTCTCCCCACACCAGAGGCGCCCCCCAAGATGTCCTTGTAGGGCGGTGCGAGAGGTCGTGACCTCGTTCTAAGGTGCGGGACCCAGAGACAGGCCTGATGGTTACTGGTCGCCTCAACCTCAGGAAATCTgtagaagagagacaggagctTACCCAGAGAGTCGATTACAGTTCTGTGTGTAATGACTCttcaaagcagcaataaggagttcggttccaaaactagcaagctaacttcttaaaaggcatgcaaaaaccttgcaaacaacaccaacagcccagctggcactgatagaagATTTCCAaaacactaactggtgtcttttgtcagtatagctggcaatgtcatgctgtgaaagcttttctgccatttttgcagggtgttccagcccggtacacagaactacatagggcatatcctggatggctagtggggaagacacaggtgtttatctgtccttcacatgaccatatgctatcaaaatgaatttgaggatggtaccaaaactagttgcctataaaactatacctcaaaaagtgtcaaattgttgcctagtgttgctttaaaggaGAAAAGGTTTTTGTATAAAAACCTGAAACTGCATTGTACAAGGAGCCACACTGTGACGGTGGTTTCATGTGTCCTATTTTTCCACTCTGTCCTTTCTTTTTCTACCTCTTTGTAGTATCACATGGTATTTAGTGAGTAGTTACACATAATTATGTACTTTTATCTACAGAATAGAAGGTTTCTTATGTAAACTACTGTGCAAAAGATTTTATACCAGCGTAGCTTTTGTAAAACATCGTCATTTACAGTGTACACAGTGTGTCATCACATCTCAATGGAAACTATTTTTTGAGACATCAAGACATCATAATGCTTTGTCATACAGTGTTTATATGAGTCATTATACATCTTTATAGCAAGTTAATTAAAGTTGTCTCAACCCAGGTCAATAAAACTTTAGTAGGCTATTAGGTACATTTTGGTTAAGTTACTGGTAGAGTTGTTTTAGCTGTATTGTCCCTCACAAAGGccacagcactcacacataaGCCCAGAGAGCAGCACGCAGAGCAGGAAGAGTTGTCTCCAGGTCAGCCGGTTCAACCCTGCAAACaatacagagccaacaggtcaaCGCTCTGTGTTCCCCCAGCAGAACACCAGCCTGCCGCAGCGCAGACAATGGCAGCCTTGCTTTTTAAAGCTCGCTCACAATGCACTTTGTTCGACCGTGTGAATAACCTTACCCACGGTGCTTTATGGCAAACCCTTTTGAGAGCCCAGTGCTGCCTGGGAAACACACGGACATAAAAAACGTTAGCTACAACGCATTCCGCGCTGCTAGCCTGTGGGATCACTGTCACATAAAGCCGCCTTGGCCCCGTGGGCGGTGTGAGGAGACAGGAGGTAAGACACATGAAAACAAGGGGAGATAGGATCACTGGTAACATGTGCTGTCAGTCCAATGTGATATAACACATCCATGCACAAGCATTGgccaacacacactgacaaaatcattcacaaatgtaaccatacacacacatgaacatgcaaacacacacgcacgcacacgcacacacacacacacacacacacacgcacaccttcaAACATATAACATTACATAGTTTCAGTTgtgtaaacatacagtatatttcacAGAGACGAAAGTTGGCAGTGACTATTTCATTCCAAATTCTTTTATCCACATGCAAGGCTTGCATAACTTCAAATATATCTCTACTATCGGAACAACCTGAGGGAGTATCGgtttgtcagtcagtcagttaacaccattgtgtgttatgtgtgtgcgtgagtgcatgtgtgtgtgtgtgcgtgtgagtgagagtgtgcccAAGTACTTCTGCATGGAAAAACCAACAACTCACTCCTTCCCCACTCTCCAGTCCTCTGGTGCATTGGCAGCAGGTCGTTTTCTCtcttgcatgcacatgcacacacacacacacacacacacacacatacacacacacaaacacatgcacatgcatacactcccATAACAGAACTGTGCAATAAAGGTTTTGCTTAAAGTCATAGTCACAATACTCTGAGGCCAAAATGAGCAGTTTGAGAGTGAACTGAGTTGCAGCTCCCTGCGAAGCATGACAGGAATGCTctccgagagaaagagagagtgcgagagagagacagagagagtgtgtttgtgagagagagagagagagagagagagagagagagagagagagagaaagagaatctgGCAGCATATCAGCCTGAGAATCCATCAAACCAAAGCCAGCTCTGCTTCAGCACTTTTCCCAGCTACTTTAGACTTCTGCTGGCTTTCAACATGCTGCTCTCCATGCCTGATTCATgcgcaaaaaaacaaaatggctgctgtctctcttttctttttctttcttttttctctctctctctcccacacacacacacacacacacacacacatacataaagagTACAATATGCATATCACACATGAACCCTATACTACTGTTCATGCCATGTGTGAAGGCACATTCTGAGTAGAAGGAGgagatggacagaaggatggatggatgcagaAAAGGAGGGAGTGAGATGAATGAGGAAACGCAGAGGatttacagaaacagaaacaagaCCAAAGATTCTGTAACACTGACCTGGGGGAAGCCTGATAGTTGGGAATACTGCCatcgtttctctctttctctctctctctctctctctctctctctctctttctctcttccttttgaATATCTGTTCAGGGAAGTCTGTGTTTGTTAAagaaatgtttctctctctttcctcattaTATTCCCTGTTTCATTTTCCAGGTCTTCATCTTAGCCCCAGGCTCTTCTtctccgctcttctcctctcttcttttctccttccctcttcattGCTTCCTCACTTTCTTACAGGCTTCAGGAATCTGTTCTCCTGGCATACAACCAGAGCTACCAGATGGGGCGAgtcaagagaaaaagagagagaataaagaacataaagaagaaagagaaagagatagaataAGGAATATAAAGAAGAGATTGTAGAACTGCAAGAGGAGGTCCAAAAGAGGTTTTCATGGTGGTCTCGCCTGCCAACTATCATCTCAGATTAGAAGTCTGACCAGACCAGAAGGCTACCCCTGCCAGTCAAGGCCGTTTAATATAAACAATAGTAGTCCATTTAGAATAGCGCTTCTGTCTGGGCTTCTCCTATTGCCACGGTGATTGCTTGAGGCTCATTGCTTGAGGGCGTTCACATACCACAGCTTTAATAGGAGGTATTGGCATTAGCTGTGTCTAAGCTTGTAAATATATCTCATGTCTCCTACAGTTTTGAGGAGAAACAATGTAATTTGCCACACTATGTGTGAAAACCACAATCTCTAACAATAACATTTGGAAATATCTGACCGAGCCGTTGTCCAGAGTTTGCTGCTGGAGAGCGAGAACCCTctgtgttttttaatgtttgatGACCAGGGCCAAATGCCCTCCCATAACGTGTCTGCAAATATCTCTCTCACAGCACTGCTGGACAGAGAAAGCCCATCCAAATCATGGAAGTCCTATGTCTCTTACGTCATTACATACTTGAAACACTAGCCTTACTTAACCCCATTCAACTGGGTAAAACCTTTTTGTAATATTTCCAAATTAGGATGTGTGGACTATGTGTATGTCATATACACCATTATATGTGATGAGGGAAAACAGATGCATAGTTAGATGGGTAGTAGGCTGCCGGTGTGTTTGAAGGAGACCTTTAAATCTCAACTGTGCAATAACAAAGTATACTCTCACAGAAATTCGTTTTCTGCGTTACCTGATTATTGCATAAGAATTCATTCTTCATGTGTAGTGGCATACCTTACAGCTCAAAATGTGTATGGAATATAGTACACCATCCATGAATAAAGGTTCATGCCAATTACTACAAATTATGAATGATTTTTAATGTAAGGGTAGGACAGATGTGGCTTGCCCAGACTTGACCATATCCAGCTTATGAGGACCCAGTCCTTTCCTGTATCCCATAAACAATTATGACATGTTCTTCCCTGGAAAATGTTTACTTTTATGGTCACAAAACCTGGTTTTGCAGACCTGACTGTAATTAGTAACCAATGAAGTTCCTCTTCAAACAGACACCAAAGGCATATTCATTCAGAGAGGAGCTACTCTAGGTATGTGTCTAAAACCTTAGTTTTATTTCAGGATCGACTCCTGCAGTCTTTTCCCTTCTGGCCTATGGCCATTTGGCTGTTGGTCAGCAATGAAGATTGAACTAGGAAAATACCACTCATATTTAATGATTCCCTGAAATTCTACTTCCCCTGTTAAGTGCCTTTTTCTGGAAAGTGATAGCAAGCATTTGTGAGTTTTGGCGTTTGATCAGTGATGGTGTTGGGCAAGTAAAGTAGGCTAACGATTTCTTATTTCACCACAAGGGGGCACCAAATACTGTAGAATGTAGTGAGAAGGCAGAGAAAATCATGGACGTCATGGAGAGACTTCTGTGGAGTTGGCTttctgtgtgcgtacgtgtgtgtgtgtgggagagagagagagcgagagagagagagagagagaaagagaggcatgaGATAATAATGAATACAGGGAATGTCCCTTTCATTTCATTACCCTGTGCTTAAAGTCTACCATTTTTCATTTATTATCTGTCACTCATAtctatcttttcctctctcatgcTATCCCCACTCACTTGTTGTTTGTATCCATGTTCCTGATGACGTCTTATTTTTTATGGGTATTtgtacacagacacccacaagGAAACGGAGAGACGTATACATTGACACATGAGaagcagaacacacatacacac encodes:
- the LOC105902476 gene encoding globoside alpha-1,3-N-acetylgalactosaminyltransferase 1, whose protein sequence is MAVFPTIRLPPGLNRLTWRQLFLLCVLLSGLMYFLRLRRPVTIRPVSGSRTLERGHDLSHRPTRTSWGAPLVWGDSEVSERQRAAFAQRSFRVGLMVLAVGRYTHYLQHFLQSAETHFLPGLPVNYYILTDNPEKLVPPPELGEERSLRVVPVAEMPGWEHLVRRRMDLLASTIDNQVQQEVDYVFCADVDQEFASQVGTEILGTLVATLDPQHTSMPIYTYPYERSPDSRACVLDEEGDYYYTSELYGGLCSEVMALTKVCSQLILQDHALGVEAQGLEESYLNRYLIDRRPTCVLSPEYSWWDSPVTPEVPQKRVISLGRQCASLRDQGKSALNC